The Nothobranchius furzeri strain GRZ-AD chromosome 6, NfurGRZ-RIMD1, whole genome shotgun sequence genome includes a region encoding these proteins:
- the LOC139070503 gene encoding zinc finger CCHC domain-containing protein 12-like translates to MEVVKTEKVKVSNAVLISGLTDTDLDNEVFGFMEGFGPVNRRIKLPNCDQIIVEFQHEATVKELKKQCLPYDKPCTRNPDVFFHIQDLASAYSLETSTSATDAYLSELRDIAARSNQSFKDLLMEELAKIGESLGRDTHASEPVTEPEPMLHSDQVTYSLPLTPEVNYMNNSKDNCPTTETGKQNPCIPPNLLNTPEVQRVIVEHIVKSSEVIPPPTSQYRLKPFSGRVPHPSFETDYDTWRSSVVLCINDPSLTKSQIVRRIVESLSAPAASIVKALSPKSDPETYLEHLDSAYAAVEDGDELFARFLNTNQDSGEKPSDYFQRLYTLLNLVIQRNGISSSDADQQLLKQFCRGCWDSSLISNLQLEQKKDNPPHFTALLLKLRTEEDKQATKAARMKQHLGAQRTRVYSNVQTTCSQSKNTCELEIDDNCDDLRKQIAELRSQIAQLKVNNTDKKAKKTQKESKPRVGTKIPDEPKQIQQITAVVPRPKPGYCFKCGEDGHIASSCSNEPNPALVATKRLALRQKQREWEMSKPIAQSPPLNR, encoded by the coding sequence atggaagttgtaaaaacagaaaaggtcaaggtttcaaatgctgttttaatcagtgggttaactgatacagaccttgataacgaagtctttgggtttatggaaggattcggaccagttaacaggcgcattaagttaccaaactgtgatcagattattgtggagtttcaacatgaagccactgttaaggaattaaagaaacaatgtttaccctatgacaaaccttgtactaggaacccagatgttttcttccatattcaagacctagccagcgcgtacagtctagaaactagcacatctgccactgatgcctatctgtcagagctcagggacatagctgcgcgtagcaatcaatcatttaaagaccttctaatggaggaactggcaaaaattggggaatctttaggaagggatacccatgcatctgaaccagtcactgaaccagagccaatgctccatagtgaccaagttacatattccctgcctttaacaccagaagttaactatatgaacaactcaaaggacaattgtccaactacagagactggaaaacaaaacccttgcattccaccaaatcttttaaacacacctgaggttcagcgagttattgtggaacacattgttaaaagcagtgaggttatccctccgcctacttcacaatacagactaaaaccgttctcagggcgagttccacacccttcttttgaaactgactatgatacttggcgtagtagtgtagtgttatgcataaatgatccttcactcaccaagtcccaaattgtacgaagaatcgtggagagtctgtcagccccagcagcgagcatcgttaaagctcttagtccaaaatccgacccggaaacgtaccttgaacatctcgattcagcttacgcagctgtcgaagacggcgacgagctctttgctcgcttcttaaacacaaaccaggacagtggtgaaaaaccttccgattactttcagaggttatacaccttgttaaacctagttattcagaggaatggaatttcctccagtgacgccgaccagcagctgctcaagcagttttgcagaggctgttgggacagctcgctgatttcaaacctgcaactcgaacaaaagaaagacaacccgcctcattttacagcacttctcctcaaactgcgcactgaagaagacaaacaggctactaaagcagcacgcatgaaacaacacttaggggcacaacgaactagagtgtattcaaatgtgcaaacaacatgctctcagagtaaaaacacttgtgaactggaaatagatgataactgtgatgacttacgcaaacaaatcgctgagctcaggagccaaattgcacagcttaaggttaacaacacagataaaaaggcaaagaaaactcaaaaagagtcaaaaccccgtgtggggactaaaattccagatgagcccaaacagattcagcagataacagcagtggtgcccagaccaaagcctggatactgttttaagtgcggagaagatgggcacatagcttctagctgtagcaacgagccaaatccagcattagttgcaactaaaagacttgctcttagacagaagcagcgcgagtgggagatgtcaaagccaattgctcagtctcctcctttaaaccggtag